One genomic window of Canis aureus isolate CA01 chromosome 15, VMU_Caureus_v.1.0, whole genome shotgun sequence includes the following:
- the LOC144284118 gene encoding uncharacterized protein LOC144284118 produces MAHSLPHRCDTVSTRAALELQFCEKTGRELEREREPQLLKPTGPQRRACRGGIPGLLAAPCRLHVPSVPPQGAGAAAGKGHQIVPKKLSRTELLGHEDRQLLLALQRRDVISICSFLDEYRGFATTEEVLDLLFTEYGYIVAACGDDDTVQRWKLAISCMLEIWLDYYGDDFCQLPEFPSLMKILQFVRQHMPGSDVELRARRNLQQFRRLHTVEPEAGASAQGKHPEAAQEQVPALTVGTAAPSGPAGIQAVPAAGAEGSARAEAPAGEVKPLQIVVTALVHCSALEEPPAPAATPEEEQAPAPAIGVPRVPEPPPASGTTGFDP; encoded by the exons ATGGCCCATAGCCTTCCCCATCGCTGTGACACAGTCAGCACACGAGCTGCACTggagcttcagttctgtgaaa agacaggcagggagcttgagcgggagagggagccccagctcctcaagcccacggggccccagcgcagggcctgccggggcgggatcccaggtctcctggcggctccctgcaggctgcacgtcccctctgtcccacctcagggtgctGGGGCCGCGGCCGGGAAGGGGCATCAGATTGTCCCGAAGAAGCTCagccggacggagctgctggGGCACGAAGaccgacaactgctgctcgccttgcagcgcaGGGACGTCATCTCCATTTGCAGCTTCTTAGACGAGTATCGTGGATTCGCCACCACGGaggaggtgctggacctgctgttcaccga aTATGGGTACATCGTAGCTGCATGTGGTGACGACGACACGGTCCAGCgttggaaact ggccatctcctgcatgctggaaatatggctggattattatGGGGACGACTTTTGTCAGCTCCCCGAATTTCCCTCCCTTATGAAAATTCTGCAATTCGtaagacagcacatgccaggTTCAGACGTGGAACTCCGTGCCCGGCGTAACCTCCAGCAATTCAGACGCCTCCATACagtggagccagaggctgggg CTTCAGCCCAAGGAAAACACCCTGAAGCAGCTCAGGAGCAAGTCCCAGCTCTGACCGTGGGGACTGCTGCCCCGTCGGGGCCTGCGGGGATCCAGGCCGTCccggctgctggggctgagggctcggCCCGCGCTGAAGCGCCCGCTGGGGAGGtgaagcccctgcagatagtggtcactgctctaGTTCACTGCTCAGCCCTGGAGGAGCCCCCTGCACCTGCGGCCaccccagaggaggagcaggccccgGCACCTGCAATCGGGGTCCCCAGAGTGCCAGAGCCGCCACCTGCATCTGGAACAACTGGCTTCGACCCCTGA